One Nostoc sp. HK-01 genomic window carries:
- a CDS encoding plasmid recombination enzyme — protein sequence MAYGICRIQKLKAGSLGGSGRHTNRERYTPNADPTKQHIRIIGEPDSINTPNLETIVREKIGNQTIRKNAVMAVEFLLTASPEYFRPDDPGRAGYYHQQRLEDFQKKACEWLINSYGDRIVRAELHLDESTPHIHAYMVPLDEKGKLNCRALLGGSRHRLSELQDSFAQAVAPLGLERGIKGSLAKHTRIQQYYSAINKAPDINLDSETMKQQVADRQRALKKSAVMEKTASHLAQENQQLQLQLSIALAEAKKQKQEAVNWQKKYQDLANTVRDFPLAEVAYQLGLEPDPKDKHKWHNTEHIINITGSKFYDWKALKGGGGSIDLVMHVNQYDFKQAVTWLNDRLGEGAMLEATRYYAKEVVLTQPVPLFTPPVVDAEKWQQVRNYLRTERQLPSSLVDALHEQGLIYADNKQNAVFLRRSLDGQTITGASLRGTAGTNNNFKGLARGSKRSDGWFYFLRGGQSSDPVQRAVLVESAIDAMSIAVLERTDSRQTVYLSTDGAGHIPVDFLRALPAKSVIVAYDHDAAGLELAQKVMSVLPNSVCKVPNAKDWNEELKNYLNFEQQQQQRRQQQPRKQQHRGFSL from the coding sequence ATGGCATACGGGATTTGTCGCATCCAGAAACTCAAAGCTGGCTCTCTTGGTGGGTCGGGCAGACACACCAATCGGGAACGCTACACCCCCAACGCCGACCCCACAAAACAGCACATCCGCATCATTGGAGAGCCGGACAGCATCAACACCCCAAATCTCGAAACTATTGTCAGGGAAAAAATTGGCAATCAGACAATTCGCAAAAATGCTGTGATGGCTGTTGAATTTCTGCTGACTGCCAGCCCGGAATATTTTCGACCCGATGACCCAGGCAGAGCCGGATATTATCATCAACAACGACTAGAGGACTTCCAGAAAAAAGCCTGTGAATGGCTAATCAATTCCTACGGCGACCGCATAGTTAGAGCCGAATTACATCTTGATGAATCTACACCCCACATTCACGCTTATATGGTTCCTCTGGATGAAAAGGGTAAACTCAACTGTCGCGCTTTGCTTGGTGGTAGTCGTCATCGCCTGAGTGAATTGCAAGATAGTTTCGCTCAAGCTGTGGCTCCCTTGGGACTTGAACGGGGCATTAAAGGCAGTTTAGCCAAGCACACAAGAATCCAACAGTATTACTCTGCTATTAACAAAGCTCCTGATATTAATCTCGATAGCGAGACGATGAAACAACAGGTAGCTGACCGACAACGGGCATTGAAAAAAAGTGCAGTTATGGAGAAGACTGCATCTCATCTTGCCCAGGAGAATCAACAATTACAACTGCAACTATCTATTGCACTAGCAGAGGCTAAGAAACAAAAACAAGAAGCTGTTAACTGGCAGAAGAAATATCAGGATTTAGCTAATACTGTGCGTGACTTTCCCCTGGCAGAAGTTGCATATCAACTTGGTTTAGAACCAGACCCCAAGGATAAACATAAATGGCATAACACGGAACACATTATCAATATCACTGGCAGCAAGTTTTATGACTGGAAGGCTCTTAAAGGTGGTGGCGGTTCAATTGATTTGGTGATGCACGTTAACCAGTATGACTTTAAGCAGGCTGTGACTTGGCTGAATGACCGTCTGGGTGAAGGAGCGATGTTAGAGGCCACCCGTTATTATGCTAAGGAGGTTGTTCTAACTCAACCAGTACCATTATTTACTCCGCCTGTTGTTGATGCTGAGAAATGGCAGCAGGTGAGAAACTATCTGAGAACTGAGCGTCAATTGCCTAGTAGTTTGGTTGATGCCCTGCATGAGCAGGGGTTGATATATGCAGACAACAAACAAAATGCTGTGTTCCTGCGCCGTTCTCTGGATGGTCAAACAATCACTGGTGCATCTCTGCGAGGGACGGCGGGTACAAATAACAATTTTAAAGGGTTAGCTCGTGGCTCTAAGCGGTCTGATGGCTGGTTTTATTTCCTGCGCGGGGGACAGTCTAGCGACCCTGTGCAACGGGCGGTACTGGTGGAATCTGCGATTGATGCAATGTCAATTGCTGTTTTAGAACGGACTGATTCGCGCCAGACTGTTTATTTATCTACAGATGGTGCTGGTCATATCCCTGTGGACTTTTTACGGGCGTTGCCAGCAAAGTCTGTGATTGTTGCTTATGATCATGACGCTGCTGGTCTTGAGTTGGCACAAAAGGTCATGTCTGTGTTGCCTAATTCGGTTTGCAAAGTCCCTAATGCTAAAGACTGGAATGAGGAATTGAAGAATTACCTCAATTTTGAGCAACAGCAACAGCAGCGACGGCAGCAGCAACCCAGAAAACAACAGCACCGGGGTTTTAGTCTTTGA
- a CDS encoding type 11 methyltransferase yields the protein MTKYIHGYTRKEQDRLFRQSVFLEPYIYNKIDFSNCNHIIEIGCGVGAQIQILLNNFPHLKITGVDISEAQIRRAGEFLKPYIEAGRVSLHITHGEVLPFPDQSFDGALICFVLEHINNPLSLLKEVKRIMQSGTNLYCTEAFNTGLYIHPACLAFQTYWEIFNRYQEQLNGDPNVGVKLSNLALQSGFSEITLDYIPLYLDGRTKNMSRRTDFIDFITEVLLSAAPTLIALEKITPLLPDAIILELQEIKNNQDSIFVWPLEQLKAVKCAEFSCSAQEMSNL from the coding sequence ATGACCAAATATATTCACGGCTATACTAGAAAGGAACAAGATCGCTTGTTCCGACAAAGCGTTTTTTTAGAACCTTACATCTACAATAAGATTGATTTTTCTAATTGCAATCACATTATTGAAATAGGTTGTGGAGTAGGAGCGCAAATACAAATTTTATTAAATAATTTTCCGCATTTAAAAATTACTGGTGTTGATATTTCCGAAGCACAGATTAGACGTGCTGGCGAATTTCTCAAGCCGTATATTGAAGCCGGACGGGTATCTCTACATATTACTCATGGGGAAGTACTTCCTTTCCCAGATCAATCATTCGATGGTGCATTGATCTGCTTTGTTCTAGAACATATCAACAATCCCCTCTCCCTCCTCAAAGAGGTAAAACGGATAATGCAATCAGGTACTAATCTTTATTGCACAGAAGCGTTTAATACAGGTTTATATATCCATCCAGCTTGTCTAGCTTTTCAAACTTACTGGGAAATCTTCAATCGCTACCAAGAGCAATTAAACGGAGATCCAAATGTGGGAGTAAAACTCTCTAACTTGGCATTGCAGTCCGGTTTTTCTGAAATTACTCTTGACTATATTCCTCTTTACTTAGATGGCAGAACTAAAAATATGTCACGGAGGACAGATTTTATTGATTTCATTACTGAGGTTTTGCTAAGTGCCGCTCCAACTTTAATTGCTCTGGAAAAAATTACACCATTATTACCAGACGCAATCATACTAGAATTACAAGAAATAAAAAATAACCAAGACAGTATTTTCGTTTGGCCATTAGAGCAACTAAAAGCTGTAAAGTGTGCAGAATTTTCGTGTTCAGCACAAGAAATGTCTAATCTCTAA
- a CDS encoding diguanylate cyclase with PAS/PAC sensor has protein sequence MLLQYNLYFVILSVTAIISATVAFAAWQRQSICSASKAFIAMMLAIAGYATVAAMEAAAIMLPDKIFWSKLEYVGSGSVITFFLIFVMHFTNKNRWLTARKIALLWVIPIFNVVLVATNERHGLVWSGFVPDPNGTNYVIYQHNLGFFWVMGCVYVYTLTGVVMLVKKVLLPSVLYRWQSSMALAGAVLPLLGATLYMFSLTPAGLNLTPMSFMLTGLFHFVSLFRFRMFDLVPIARETLLERMSDGLMVLDAKNRIIDLNPAAKRLIGVQKQHIGQPVAQVLTSWPEIVRLYHPHENAKTEILINSETLIYIELLITPLHNQRKQLTGRLLVLRDITQRYQAESQLRQVNQRLQKQVQEIETLQAQLREQAIRDALTGLFNRRYFDEIFPKQLVQATQDSVSVALIMMDIDYFKSINDTFGHQAGDLVLQAFAQMLHDYVDSQEIVCRYGGEEFVIALPGVELEKAFERAEQIRLAIQATRRKFAGKEIYTTVSGGVGVFPDHGKTRDELLQAVDMALYAAKLDGRNCIKCVSSNE, from the coding sequence ATGCTTCTTCAGTACAATCTCTACTTTGTAATTTTGAGCGTTACTGCAATCATCTCAGCTACTGTTGCCTTTGCAGCTTGGCAGCGACAGTCAATTTGTTCGGCTAGTAAGGCTTTCATAGCAATGATGTTAGCAATAGCGGGATACGCTACAGTGGCAGCAATGGAAGCAGCTGCTATTATGCTGCCAGATAAAATATTTTGGTCAAAGCTGGAGTACGTTGGTTCAGGGAGTGTAATTACATTCTTCCTGATATTTGTAATGCACTTCACAAACAAAAATCGTTGGCTAACAGCTAGAAAGATAGCGTTGCTCTGGGTAATTCCTATCTTCAATGTGGTGTTAGTAGCAACAAACGAAAGGCATGGTTTAGTCTGGTCAGGCTTTGTGCCAGATCCCAACGGAACTAATTATGTGATTTATCAACATAATTTAGGTTTTTTTTGGGTGATGGGCTGTGTTTATGTCTACACACTTACAGGGGTAGTAATGCTGGTAAAGAAAGTCTTATTGCCATCAGTGCTGTATCGTTGGCAGTCAAGTATGGCATTAGCAGGTGCAGTATTACCACTATTAGGAGCAACTCTGTATATGTTCAGCCTAACTCCTGCTGGGTTAAATCTTACTCCTATGAGTTTCATGCTGACTGGACTGTTCCATTTTGTGAGCCTGTTTCGCTTCCGAATGTTTGATCTAGTTCCCATAGCCAGAGAAACTTTGCTTGAAAGAATGAGTGACGGTTTAATGGTGCTAGATGCTAAAAATCGCATTATTGATCTGAATCCGGCAGCAAAACGTTTAATTGGGGTGCAAAAGCAGCATATAGGACAACCTGTTGCCCAAGTTCTGACAAGTTGGCCAGAAATTGTCCGGCTATACCATCCTCATGAAAACGCCAAAACAGAGATACTTATAAATTCAGAAACTCTCATTTATATAGAGTTACTAATTACTCCATTACACAATCAGCGCAAGCAGTTAACAGGCCGGCTGCTGGTTTTGCGTGACATTACCCAACGCTATCAAGCTGAATCCCAACTGCGACAGGTAAATCAACGTTTGCAAAAACAGGTACAAGAAATCGAAACCTTACAAGCCCAGCTACGGGAACAGGCTATTAGGGACGCGCTAACAGGCTTATTCAATCGGCGTTATTTTGACGAGATTTTCCCGAAACAACTAGTACAAGCAACTCAAGATTCGGTTTCAGTTGCTTTAATTATGATGGATATTGATTATTTTAAAAGTATTAATGATACATTCGGTCATCAGGCTGGGGATTTAGTACTTCAAGCATTTGCACAGATGCTGCACGACTATGTTGATTCCCAGGAGATTGTGTGCCGATATGGTGGTGAAGAGTTTGTCATAGCTTTACCTGGGGTGGAACTTGAGAAAGCGTTTGAACGGGCTGAACAAATCAGGTTAGCAATTCAAGCGACACGGCGGAAATTTGCAGGTAAAGAAATATATACGACAGTTTCCGGTGGAGTGGGCGTGTTCCCAGATCATGGAAAAACTAGAGATGAGCTACTGCAAGCAGTGGATATGGCTTTATATGCCGCTAAATTGGATGGGCGCAACTGCATTAAGTGTGTGTCATCTAATGAATGA
- a CDS encoding two-component sensor histidine kinase, whose protein sequence is MRKIRLGVGQRISLGYAIALGIAVSGTVAGFRIGHTYHQLADEREAFIRDEVELLHRLQTGILQARTHQQQLIPLMENRKEYQHEYAHLLHHKREIEHFSRELKTFIAKESNFLGEVHSREIPKFLQTYNNVPSLYFQELDRRMQQIQSLNLALPKDIEQAQKILLEFTNSQLALKYDGISDDLVSIIEDCYKEANKAEELSEESSSIAQKFVIGSILLSVTISIFLAILTSRAIAHPIQTLTSVARRSTQESNFELQVPIERDDEIGILAQSFNQLIASVKQLLHQEQVTNEQLEQKVEQRTEELKEKNLHLQNVLEELQRTQLQIVQSEKMSALGQMVAGVAHEINNPVNFIHGNLTHVQEYTQNLLDFVQLYQQYCPEAIPEILDEAEAIDLEFMQQDLPKMLDSMKVGTNRIRQIVLSLRNFSRTDEAEFKTVDIHEGIDSTLLILQHRLKQQAERSAISVIKDYGNLPWVECYPGQLNQVLMNILANAIDALEESKIPNPQINIRTDKIDSNWVQIAIADNGPGIPEAIQKQIFHPFFTTKAVGKGTGIGMSISYEIVTQKHGGRLECLSTPGKGAEFMIQIPIIQNR, encoded by the coding sequence ATGCGAAAAATCAGGCTGGGTGTTGGGCAGAGGATTAGTCTGGGATATGCTATTGCATTAGGGATTGCTGTTTCTGGAACAGTTGCAGGTTTTAGAATTGGACACACCTATCATCAGCTGGCTGACGAGCGAGAAGCATTCATCCGCGACGAAGTTGAACTACTGCATCGTTTACAAACTGGGATTCTGCAAGCAAGAACTCACCAGCAACAATTAATTCCATTGATGGAAAATCGAAAAGAGTATCAACATGAGTACGCTCATTTATTGCACCATAAGCGTGAAATAGAGCATTTTTCGAGAGAATTAAAAACTTTTATTGCTAAAGAATCTAACTTTTTGGGAGAAGTACACAGCAGAGAAATCCCTAAATTTTTACAAACTTATAACAATGTTCCATCACTGTACTTTCAAGAATTAGACCGTCGAATGCAGCAAATTCAATCTTTGAATTTGGCGTTACCAAAAGATATTGAACAAGCTCAGAAAATCTTACTGGAATTTACTAACAGCCAGTTGGCACTTAAATATGATGGCATATCTGACGATTTGGTGAGCATCATTGAAGACTGCTATAAGGAAGCTAACAAAGCAGAAGAATTATCTGAGGAATCTAGTAGTATTGCCCAAAAATTTGTAATTGGCAGTATCTTATTATCAGTTACGATTTCAATTTTCCTAGCAATATTAACTAGTAGAGCAATTGCTCATCCGATTCAGACACTGACTAGTGTAGCCCGCCGCTCCACCCAAGAGTCTAATTTTGAGTTACAAGTTCCAATTGAGCGTGATGACGAAATTGGTATTCTAGCCCAATCTTTTAATCAACTAATTGCTTCAGTTAAACAACTATTACACCAAGAACAAGTAACTAACGAACAATTAGAGCAAAAGGTAGAGCAAAGAACTGAAGAACTCAAAGAAAAAAATCTACATCTGCAAAATGTTTTAGAAGAACTACAGCGTACCCAACTTCAGATAGTGCAAAGTGAAAAGATGTCAGCTTTAGGGCAAATGGTAGCAGGGGTGGCACATGAAATTAATAATCCGGTTAATTTTATTCACGGTAATCTAACTCATGTACAAGAATATACGCAAAATCTCCTAGATTTTGTGCAGTTATACCAACAGTACTGCCCGGAAGCAATACCGGAAATTTTAGATGAGGCAGAGGCAATTGACCTGGAATTTATGCAGCAAGATTTGCCAAAGATGCTTGATTCGATGAAGGTTGGTACAAATCGGATTCGCCAGATTGTGTTATCGCTGCGGAACTTCTCACGCACGGATGAAGCCGAATTTAAAACAGTAGATATTCATGAAGGTATTGACAGCACTTTGTTAATTTTGCAACATCGTCTCAAACAACAAGCAGAACGTTCAGCGATTTCAGTGATCAAAGATTATGGTAACTTGCCTTGGGTAGAGTGTTATCCAGGACAACTCAACCAAGTATTGATGAATATTTTGGCTAATGCCATTGATGCTTTAGAAGAGTCAAAAATCCCAAATCCACAGATTAATATTCGTACTGACAAAATAGATTCAAACTGGGTGCAAATTGCGATTGCGGACAATGGGCCAGGTATTCCGGAAGCAATTCAAAAACAAATTTTTCATCCCTTTTTCACCACAAAAGCAGTCGGTAAAGGTACAGGGATAGGAATGTCAATTAGTTATGAAATTGTTACTCAAAAACATGGTGGCAGGCTAGAGTGTTTATCGACTCCTGGCAAAGGTGCAGAGTTTATGATTCAAATTCCGATAATTCAAAATCGGTAG
- a CDS encoding mobilization protein MobC: protein MVRTKPGQKIPIEKLQTTLSELDKLEEKNKDELSLRESVYFLREKLQAALKKGYSYQDLAEILEKQEISISAATLKQYLTEIEKEKSLKKRGNKSGKGKASASETGTVTESSAAQTTDGLTEESPQTEPEKEQSSVESTPPSGKSASRSKRQTQKPDKSNADIASEFNQY from the coding sequence ATGGTACGCACAAAACCAGGACAGAAGATTCCTATTGAAAAACTACAAACAACTTTATCAGAACTGGATAAGCTCGAAGAGAAGAACAAAGATGAGTTATCACTACGAGAGAGTGTTTACTTTTTGAGAGAAAAGTTACAGGCAGCTTTGAAGAAAGGATATAGCTATCAAGATTTAGCAGAAATACTAGAGAAACAAGAAATCAGCATTTCAGCAGCAACGCTGAAGCAATACTTGACTGAAATTGAGAAGGAGAAAAGTTTAAAGAAGCGAGGGAATAAATCAGGGAAAGGTAAAGCGAGTGCTTCGGAAACTGGGACAGTCACAGAATCATCAGCAGCACAAACAACAGATGGGTTAACTGAAGAATCTCCTCAGACAGAACCAGAAAAAGAGCAGTCATCAGTAGAGAGTACACCTCCTTCTGGAAAATCTGCCTCTAGGAGTAAGCGACAAACTCAAAAACCTGATAAATCAAATGCAGATATTGCATCTGAGTTTAATCAGTATTAG
- a CDS encoding ISSoc13, transposase orfB — MGRSKGGFSTKIHLRCDGNGKPITFLLTVGERHEAVVFEQLMAQGAVKRPGVGRPRLRPKRLVGDKGYSSGNIRRYLQRRGIRLTIPRRSNERRRGKFDKSIYRQRNRVERCFNRLKQFRRIATRYEKKADNYLAMLTLASIILWL, encoded by the coding sequence TTGGGACGTTCTAAAGGTGGTTTTAGCACCAAGATTCATCTGCGTTGCGATGGTAATGGCAAACCTATTACATTTTTGCTGACTGTTGGTGAACGTCATGAAGCAGTGGTATTTGAGCAACTAATGGCACAAGGCGCGGTCAAACGCCCAGGTGTTGGTCGTCCTCGCTTACGCCCAAAGCGATTAGTCGGTGATAAAGGTTACAGCAGTGGTAATATTCGTCGCTATTTGCAGCGACGTGGCATTCGCTTAACCATTCCACGTAGGTCGAACGAACGCAGACGCGGTAAGTTTGATAAATCTATTTATCGCCAAAGAAATCGGGTCGAGCGATGTTTCAACCGTTTGAAGCAATTTCGTCGGATTGCTACACGCTATGAGAAGAAAGCTGATAACTATCTTGCAATGTTGACGCTTGCTTCTATCATTCTTTGGCTATAG
- a CDS encoding transposase and inactivated derivatives-like protein has translation MILPPQSRGDLTERQWKLLMPLLPAQKPKTGRPSKDHRTMINGMLWILRTGAPWRDLPERYGEWETVAGRFYRWRRSGIWQKILQSLQQQADASGQLDWEVHYVDGSVIRAHQHSAGAKRGS, from the coding sequence ATGATCCTTCCACCGCAAAGTCGGGGCGACTTGACAGAGCGACAATGGAAGCTCCTGATGCCGCTGCTTCCCGCTCAAAAACCAAAAACAGGCCGTCCGAGCAAAGACCACCGCACAATGATTAACGGTATGTTGTGGATTTTACGAACCGGAGCGCCGTGGCGCGACCTCCCAGAACGTTATGGAGAGTGGGAGACAGTCGCAGGTAGATTTTACCGTTGGCGTAGAAGTGGCATCTGGCAAAAGATTCTACAGTCCTTGCAACAACAAGCTGATGCTTCGGGGCAACTGGATTGGGAAGTACATTATGTAGATGGTAGCGTTATCCGTGCCCACCAACATTCGGCCGGAGCAAAAAGGGGGAGCTAG